From Desulfosalsimonas propionicica:
GGCTCTATCCGGTTCCATTGTTCATTTGTTATGTCCATCTTGATTATATTGCATAATCAAGTTCTTATGTCTAGTTTTTTTGAGATGAGTTGTAGTCAATGCTTTAATACACCGTGACTACTCAATATCTGATGACATTCAAATCTTGATTTTCAATAACAGAATTGAGGTGTTAAGCCCCGGACGTCTACCCGGATATGTAACTGTTGAAAATATCTTGGATGCACGTTATTCGAGAAACTCTAAAATTGTCAGAACTCTCAACAGATATAAAGAAGCACCAAACAAGGATCTAGGAGAGGGGCTTAATACTACTTTCCAGAAGATGAAAGAATGGGGGTTGAAAGACCCAGAAATTTTTGAAGACAAAAATTATGTCAAGGTTGTTTTGCCACACATACCTCTTGCTGCGCCAACAGAGGCAATCTTAGAATTCCTTAAAACAAACGAAAGAATAACCAATTTTCAGGCTAGAGATATTACTGGAATTAAGTCTGAAAATTTAGTCAAAATCGAATTTTACAAGCTGAGAGATGCTGGTTTGCTTGAGATGGTTCCTGGGTTAAAAGGTCCAAAATCTGCCTGGCAGCTTACGAATCGTGGAAAAAAAGAAATAAATAAACAGTAAAAGTGCGAACCAATCATTCCAGCGGATCGCCTACGGCGCCCGCTGAATTTAATCATTATGTGTAAAGAGAACCAGGCGAAGATTAATTAAACTGAAGAAAGCAAAAGCTATGGAAAGATTAAAACAAATCACATCATTAGCATCCTTAGCTGTATTTAGAGAGCTATACAACAGCCAGACAGATATATATGCAATAATAAGTAGATTTTTAAATGAAATTATATCAACAAATGGCAAATACAATTTTACATTAACAGAAATCACAAATCTACTTAATGATTCATTTGGTTTCACTATTCCAGAAGCAGTTGTAAGCACATCACTCGGAAGGCTAGACCATATCACAAAAGAACGAGATATATTTTCAGTCGATAAAGAATTTGAAAGAACAAGTAATGATGTATCGTCACTTAAAGATATGTCTTTACAAAAAAGTAGCGATATTGTTGACGGGTTAATTAACTATATCGAAAAAAAAAAGACATATGTATAGAAGAAAAAGAAAAAGAATGTATTGTGCAATCATTTTTCTCATTCTTAATGGATTGGGCTAACAGTGAAGATTATTCTGAATACATAAGTGGTTATATTATAGAAAACAACAAGTTTGAAACTTTCAGAAACGACTTAGCAAAAATCAGAGAAGGTGTAATTTTATACTCAGGTTTGACCCATAATCCAAACTTGAATGAAATAGGCTCTTGGAAATCTGAACTTAATATATTTTTAGATACAGAAATGCTTTATCATTTCGCTGGATATAATGGAATACTTTTTAAGTCAAATTTTGATGATTTCTTTAATTTGGTAACAGAAATTAATCAAAAATCGAAAAAGAAACTAATTCGATTAAGGTATTTTTCTGAAGTAAAAGATCGGATTGAACGTTTTTTTACAAAAGCTGAGTACATTGTAAGAGGTCAAGGCGCGCCTGACCCAAGAACAACCGCAATGCTGACTGTAATTGAAGGTTGCAAAAACTCCAGTGATGTAAATGAAAAGAAAACTGAGTTTTACGAGTTCCTAAAAAGAAATGGAATCACAGAGGAATCTGGTCCCACAGTTTCCGATGAAGATAACTTTAAGTACAACATAATTGACTTAGAAACCATCAAAGATTTGTCAGATGAGTTTGGTCAAGATATTTCAGAAAACATTTCTGCTCTAAACTACATCAGTATTTTACGTAAAGAAAATAATCAGAAAAATTTTTACAATATTCCATATATCCTTTTAACAGGCAACTCAACCACGGCAAAAGTTGCATGGCATGCAAAAGTCAAAGATGAAGGTACTGTCCCTTTGGCAACAAACCTTTATTGGATAACAAACAAATTTTGGTTCAAACTTAATAAAGGTTTTGGGGAAAATGCTTTTCCGAATTCACTGAGCATTATTACGAAAGCCCAAACGAATTTATCCTCTATTCTCAACGAGTCAGTTGGTGCAAAATTTGATGAACTGAATACTCAATTCAAAAATGGTGAACTTACTGAAGAGCAAGCAAAAGCGAGACTTGTTAACTTGAGAAGTCAAGCCAGGAAACCTGAAGAAATAAAGCAGGATGAAATCAAATCAATTTTAAGCACTATCTCAGAAGACAGTATCGAAAGATTCATGCGAGAGCAGGAGATCTCAAAAAAGCAGGCAGAAATGCACTGCCAAGAAAACACTGAACTCAAAGCTGAGATTGAGAGGAAAAAAGCAGAAATTAAACAAACAGAAATGAAAAAAAATAAGGCAGAGCAACAAGCCTTGAGTACTTCTCTAAATTCTTATGAAATGCTTTTGGCTGAGAAAAAAGAATCTAACGATACTCTAAGAAAAAATAAGGAATTTTATGATAGAATTGTCAACAAAAAAATTAATACCCATAAAGGAATAATCGCACTTGTTGTAGTAGGTTATTACATAGTTACATTCGGACTTATTTATAAGTATTCATGGAATGTAATGGAGCAATTCACATATATAATTAATGGTGCAATGCCTATAGTATTGTTTTTTCTGTACTCTTTAATTTTCGAAAAAAAACCGAATATTTTAGAGTATATCCCTGCCAAAAAAGAAAAGATACGAAGTTTAGTCTATTCAGATTTCAATTTTGAGGTTGAAAAGCTTGAAACTTTGCCGCTTGAAATTGCAGATCTTGAAAAAAAGATAAATGACATAAAAAGCACATAACCATTTCCTCGTGCTGACGCGGGGTCGCAGTTTCTTTTTGCAGGCACCGGGGCCGCGCAGCACAGGTCAACGTTAGCCCATATAAGGAAAAAAATGAAATGAGTGATAGATGTAATCGTGTATGCCCGGTTGAAAGAGCGGGTAGTCTTGATAATAGAATTCGGAGGTGGTTCCAAAATCCTCAGAAAATACTAGGACCATATATAAAAGAGGGAATGACAGTTCTTGAGGTGGGATGTGGCCCAGGCTTTTTCTCGGTTGCTATGGCTCTCATGGCTGGCAAATCGGGGCAGGTGATTGCTTGCGACTTACAGGAAGGGATGCTTCAAAAGGTAAGAGAGAAGATAGACGGTACAGAACTTGAGGCGCGAATCAAACTGCACAAATGCGAAGAGGGTAAAATAGGGGTATCAGATCACGTTGATTTTGTTTTATTGTTTTATGTGGTCCACGAGATTCAAAACAAGGAAGGGCTTTTTGATGAGATAAGGTCAATACTAAAACCAAATGGACAAGTCCTCATAGTGGAGCCTCCATTTCATGTTTCAAAATCAGCGTTTGAAGAGACTATCAAAAAAGCCAGAGAAGTCGGGTTGATCGATACTGATGGACCGAACATGCTTTTTCACAAGACAGTGATATTGGAAAAGGGCTAACAATCACAAGCACTCGGACAGCAAAAAGCGCCGCTCCTCGTTCCTCGTCGCTCTGCATTTTGCTGCCGGTGATGTGAAGCGTTATGCTCAAAGAAAAATGAAACTCATAAATATCTCAAGTATTCAAGATTTTTCTATAAGAGACATAATTATTCGAACAAATGTTAAAAATACATAATAAACTTTAATGTCCTATGTATTGGACAAGAAAAAAGGAACAATTTTAAATGACTGAATCAATACTTCAAACTTACCTTAACGAACAGCACATCAAAACTGATGTCCAAGAAAACATTGATAGCCTGAAGAAGGCCGTGCAAGAAGTTAAAAAATACCTAACAAGAAGAAAGGTAAAGTCCGATACCATCCCCTATTGCCTAGTGGCGCTCGACCCAAAGGTAAAAGACAGCGACCCGGTGGTGCAGCAGGTGGAAACGATCATCATCAAAAAGTGGACTGCTTTTAAGAACAGTGTGACTGCCACCAAAGATAAATCCACCACCTACGTGCGGGCAGTGATTCTGGAATCGCTGAGCCAACTGTCAAAAGACGATGCGGCTACGGCAGCTCTTGTCTGGCTGACAGCCCGAGATGTGATTAGGCATTATCAGCTTGATTCGGAGGAGAGTGTGATCAGTGGGTTTTTACAGGAGTTGGCCGACCGAACGGAGGAAAATGGACAGGCGGCATGGGGAATCAGTCACAAAATTCAGGCTAATACATTTAAAGGAGCTGAGATTTCCATTTCGGGGGTGAAAGCGGCTCAATTAGATGAAGAAGTTCTAAAGAACCACTTACTTGATGCGATGGTTCACTCTGGGTGGAAAGATAGTGCTGGAGGAGGGGCAAACCCTCATCATCAAGGTCAAAATAACTGGAAGTGGCCAAAATATATGGCCGAACAGTCAGCTGAAGGAATTGCTGCAGTTGTAAATTCAGCATTAACACAACAAACCAAATCCCTTTCCTCCATATCACCCTCCATACAAAAGGGACTGGACGCTTATTTAGCCGAACTTCAGTCGTTTTTCGAAGACATGAATACTTCTATCGCCAACAGCATCACCGCCAACAACAAGCGCAGCGAGCTCCTCTGGTGGAAGCAATCGTTATATTCTCGTATGCTGAACACCAGTTACCGCAGCCTTGACCAATTGAGCGCGGCCGTTGGCATGGCGCTCGACCTGGCCCAACAGGTAGAGGCTATTTATCCGGAAAGTGTGGATTACCTACTGCGGGAAACGCTTAAAGACGTGCACGGAGATCAGGCAGCCGAAGAACTCCCACTCACAGACTGGTTAAAGGATAGCCTTAGCCTGCATGAGAACATTCAATCAGCATTGAAAGAATATGCTGAACAAGGAGAACAACGCAAACCCTTGCTTAACGCATGGGCCAATGTCGTGCAGTCGGGTGAGACCACCGATTTTTTAACAGAAACGGGTATTGACAAAAAAGCCAAACTGCCGTTATCCGATCTGGCGGTGTGGTTGTTTCACGGGTTGCAAGCCCAGAAACTGGTAACCGCTAAATGAGGTAATATATGGTAAAGCGAAGATGTAGCAAAGAAGGTTGCCATGCACCTGATGACTTCTGTCTTGAATTAGCTGGCCCGCTGCACGAGCAATGTCCGTTTTTCGAAAAAGCAGGAGCTGCAGAAGCACTGGCCAAAACTGCGAAAAGGTCAGCTGCGACTACGTCCATTCCTTGGACGGGAGAATGGTTGCGGCCCGAACAGCTCGATCTTCTGACACACCGGGGTACGCCCAGAATCATCGGTTTGGTAGGAGCGTCCGGGGCGGGAAAAACCACCTATCTCGCCATGCTGTACTCGCTGCTGTTCAACGGAAAGCGCATCGAAAACTGGGATTTTGCCGGTAGCTATACGCTGAACGGGTGGGAATTGCAGGCCAAAACATTGCAGGTGCAGGAAGACGGCACGGTACGAAACCCTAATGCCACGCCTTCCGACAAGGATTTTTACAGCCTCTACCACTTGGCGATGCGCCACGATGGTTTTTTACACGACATTTTGTTTGCTGACTCATCAGGCGAAGTATTTTCAAAATGGGCGGATAACGTGAACGATCCTGCTGCTGAAAATGCCCGCTGGATCTATGACAATGCCCATGCATTCCTGTTGTTTGTTGATTGCGAGGCAATTATCGAGCAGCGGGGCAGGGCGAGACGTGACATCGTTCAATTAGCCGAACAGTTAAAAAGCGGCCTTCGAGGTAGGCCGGTGGTGATCGTATGGGCGAAAGCCGATCTGGCCGACCAGATGCGTGAAAACATTGTGGAGGCCATCAAACGAAGCCTGTCCGAAACCTTTCCCGGAGCCGTATCACTGGAGATCAGCAATTATTCGAAATCCGACTCCGACCAGCTTTGTCACATCAATAATGTAGGTGTGGCAAAAACGGTGCTCAACCTACTGGCCAACCCGCAGCCACTGCGCATCGCACCTGTATCTATTCAAACAGATGATTTTTTCTTTTTATACCGAGGCAGCTATGGCAACAAATAACGAAATATTGATCATCGGACCGCCCAGATCGGGGAAAACCACCTTTCTGGCCCAATTATATGGTCGCCTAATGGATAAAAAAGGAAAGCTGCAATTGGCTTCCGCACCTGAAAACATCGATGGCATCAAAAGCGCCTACGATCGATTGGCTGAAGGGAAAGAAACGGAATCAACTCCTTCTACCGATAACCTGGAGGTAAAAATACCGGTCATACATGAAGGGCAGGAATTTGTGTTACATTGCAAAGATTATGGCGGGGAGCAGGTACGCGACCTCGTTGCAATGATGGAATACGACAAAACGTGGATTGATCGGGCGAAAACAAACGACCGATGGATCCTCTTCATTCGCCCATCAGAAATTGAACACCGCTTCGATTTAAGCAAGAAGGGTTATGCTGTAAAAGACCCGAAAGAAACGAATTCCCCAATCTACGGTACTTCCGATCAATCCCAATTCATCGAGCTAGTGCAAGTGCTGCTGCACGCACGCGGCACAGGCATGAAAGACCTCATCGATACCCCGCCATTGCTCATTGCATTAACCTGCTGGGACGAGCTCAATACCGATTCGACACCGGAAGAAATTTTGCAGCAGAAATTGCCGCTGTTCACCCAGTTCATTGCAGCCAACTGGTTGCCAGGAGCCGTCGAGATCATTGGAGTATCCGCACAGGAATTCCCTCTGAAGACTGATGAGGCCCGCGACAAATATCTAGACGAGATGCCTCAAAATTTAGGCTATCTGGTACTGGACGACAGTCCGAAGGAAAAAGACCTGACCCGTCTTATCGAAAAAGCCCTGAGTCTATGATAGTTATCCACCAGGCCATATACGGAGAAGTGCAGGGAAAAACCTCCGGGTACGATATGATAGCTGCTTCCGATGCAAAAAACGAGCTGTTTAGAAGGGTAAGCGGCTACACTGATTTGGCCGACCGACCTGAAGAAGGGATTTTGTCCGGCCCTGTGGTGCGCGGTTTTTTTGCCGAAGATCATTTTCTGCTAATTAAAACATTTCCTGATAAGAGTCCAGGGCTACGTTCCGGACGGGTGTTTTCGCACACCCTTTTTATCCCAAAAGCTGACTTGCACCGAGTGCGCAACCTCAGTAACCTGTTTCAATATCACCTGCCCGGCATTCAAAAAGAAGCGAAAATGACCCCACTGGAGTACCAATCCCAGGAAGCTATGATGACAACAGGAGCAGTGGATGGAAGGGAAGCTGCCGCCACCAATGCCTTGCTGCAAAACCAGCGATTTGTTTGGTTGGGGAAGGAAGGCTTCTGGGAATGGGTGGCCCGAATCTGGCCCAAGTTACCGGCCAAAGTAAAGCACATGCTAAAAATCGGAGCGGCATTCGGCCCCTCTTATGTTAAAAACGAATATGTCAGCCTACTTTACATTCCCGAATACGCTAAAACCCTGTGGGAACGGCATTCCTTTCGTGTAATCGCTAAGGGTGAATCGCAGACACTGTTATCCTCAGCCGCAAACTGGCTGGTAGGAGATGCTAAAAAGGCAGCTCCCTTTGAAACCTTGCTCGATGATTTTGCCCCGAAAATTGACTCTATAGAAACGCTCAACCGGCTTGAGGATTATGGTAAAGCCTACCACCACCTCGACAAGGACCCTAGGCTTAACCACTTGTTGGTATTGGCCAATTTTATTTCGCAGATTAGTCCCAATGAAAGGCTTGGCATCAAAGGCAAAAACAGGCTGATGACTGCTATTCTTCAAGCCATTCCCAATGCACCGGTAAATATGTTCATGGTTCTCATATACCAAAGCTGGAAAGGATTCCCGGATGCAATAACTTCCGCTTCGGATGCACTGCGTGACTGGCTCACCAACCATCTTCTTAAAGGAAAACAAGCGAAAGAGTGCGGTGTTGTGCTGGCAAAAGCACTGGAAGCTGAAACGAAAAACTGGTGGGTCAGGACGGTTTTGGGCTATGCAAATAACCGGCTGAAAAAACGACAACCTAGCGATGCCCCCATTTTGTGGCAATGGATGAAAAAAGAACCTACGTTGATTGCCCAACACACTTCCTGGTTGCCGGATGATGCTGAAAACGAGCTGACCCAAAAAATCCCAAAACTGGAAACAGCAGTTGCCGAAGAAGTTCTGCACATGGCCGAACAAAAGGGTTGGCTTGTGCTACACGCGAAAGTGGCTGTGCAGCGTTATTCTGCTGAAAAGGCCATCGAAGCTCAGTTGCGTATCGACACTGATCAAGATCATACTATAGCACTCCAAGCTCTGTCCGGAAGCATCAACGGCAGTTCTTTTGTGCCCGTAGCAGCCTGTCACACCGATGCCCGCTTGCACCGCATCGCAGGAAAACTGATTACCGAAAACAGCAAGTTACTGAAAGGCATCGACATTGCAAGCGAAGGTTGGCAACAGTGCTGGAAAGCAGCCATTGAACAAGGCAGTGAAGTGTGGTCGGGCATTTCCAACCCACAGCACACCCTGTTCGAAATTCTCGATCACCTGCTGGCTGGAAATGCGTTTAGCGGAACTCTGCTAAATGCCATAAGCATTGGAAAGTATAGCAGCCTGAAAGACTATCCCCACCGGGTGTCCATCTGGCCAGAGCTTCCCGAGAAAGCACGTTCTGGATTCATTACCGCAACGCTTCTAGAGCTGATTGAGGAGCTCGCCAGCGGCAAATTAAGCTACAATGACCTCGAAGCTGAGTTGAAAAACGGATTGCAATCCCAGAAAGTGCAACAGCATGTTATCAGCAGTAAAACCATTCCGCTAACCAAGAAGCTACAGCTATTCAATGTACTGCCCGGATTGGGAGAAAATCACGCAGAGCAGTTGATACAGAACCATCACTTTTCACCAGCAGAGGCGGAAGAATTTGGTCGGCTTGTTTCTAATAACAGATGGAAAAAGGTAGTTGAGGATCTGTACAATAATCGCTTTCATAGAAAGGACTTGGTACCAGCCTTATTGCAATGTATCCACTTACTCGGGTTTTTTCGACGGTTAGGTCTTTCGGTTACTGGATTGAAGTCTGATGCGATTACGCATGATGAATGGTGGGAGGCATTTCGTTCCAAAGCGGTGGAGCTTTATCCTTTAGGACCAACTCAAAATGGGTTGTGGACGAACGCAGGTGGGAAATTAGAAGAACTCGCCCATCAAGGTGTTTCAGGAAAGCAAAGCTGGACGTCCGCCATAAATCATATTCGAAAGGGTGGTTCGCCATCGGTAAAAAAATTAATAAAAGAGATGCAGAAAGAATTTCACGGAGATTCCACATTAACACAACTTATTCAATCACTATGAAGAAACCCATCATTATTCTTACCGCGCTGGAAGTGGAACGTCGCGCTATCGAGCAGCATTTAAAAAACATAGAGCCGGTAGTACACCCTGCAACCGGCACCGACTATACCAAAGGCACCTACCTCTTCACCGGTGAAACCCTTGAAGTGATCGTTGTCCGTACCGATCAAACCAATGTGAATGCCGCAATCGAAACTGAACGCGCTATCGCCCATTTTGATCCCGAATACATTTTTTTTGCAGGTGTGGCCGGGGGATTGAAGGATGTAAACGTCGGTGACATTGTAATCGGACGGGACGTTTACGGTTACGAGCGCGGAAAGGCCGAAGAAAACAATATTAAACCCCGGCCACAATTTGGTGCTTCCACATATGCCCTGGAACAGTTGGCCGGTCAGTATGCAAAAAGCGAAGCCTGGAAACAAACAACTGAGAAGCTACTGAACCCGGAATTTGTTTCCGTCATCAGCACTTATACCGGCACCATTGCTTCCGGTGAAAAGGTAGATACTTCCATTGATTCAGACCTTCATCAATTCCTTAAACAAAACGCCAGCCATGCTCTTGCCATCGAAATGGAAGGCCTCGGCTTTCTGGAAGTCTGTCGCATGCGGCCCTTGATTAAAACCCTGCTGCTTCGCGGAATTTCCGATCTTGTGGACGATAAAGGGCAAATGGACGGTAAAGGCTCCCAACTTTACGCATCGGCCAACGTGGCCGCCTTCCTGTTCGGCCTGCTGGAGCAACTAGATTTTTCAGATGCTACAATCGAACGCACCCGAGAGCAAAAGCTAGTTGAAATTATGTGTAAGCTTTATCCAGGAGGATTGCGAGATAATCAAATATGGGTAGCGGCAGGTGGGGATTTATCTTTAATTAATATAGGTCAATCAGGTAAAGGTCAATGGGTCGAAGCTATTAGAACTTTGAAGTTAGGTGGAGGAGGTAATATAAATATCGATAGTTTGATTGAAACTGTTGCGGAAGAGTATGGAGATAATAAAGATGTTAAGGAAATACTGTAGCTTGGAATGAACTAGCCCATTATACACATAGCTTTATCATTTGCCTCCACAGAAGTGGCCCCAGAAAATTGAACAAGCTGTTAAGTGGAAAATCTGCTACCACTAATGCCCATGAAAGGGGATAGACAAGGACAGAACCATGGCAAAGAGGACGAGAAGAAAACATTCGGCAACCTTCAAGGCGAAGGTGCACTGGCAGCAATGGCAGGGGGAAAAACGCTGGTTGCACTGGCTCAGCAATTTGAAGTTCATCCCATCCAGATCACGAACTGTAGAAAAAACAGGGAACGGACCACGATTACAAATTTCTCCAACAAGATAATGCACCGGATAAACCGGTGATCAACGCGTTAAGTTTTAAGTCAACGAAGGATATGTATGATTGAAATCCAAGACCCCTTGCACGCCTATTCTATTTTTCCTGGGCCTATTCTCCTTCTCGCAGGTCCCGGAACTGGGAAGACATATCAAATTGAAAAACGGATATTATTCCTATTCTCAGAAATGAACGCGGATCCAGACGAAATAT
This genomic window contains:
- a CDS encoding ATP-binding protein, with amino-acid sequence MIFNNRIEVLSPGRLPGYVTVENILDARYSRNSKIVRTLNRYKEAPNKDLGEGLNTTFQKMKEWGLKDPEIFEDKNYVKVVLPHIPLAAPTEAILEFLKTNERITNFQARDITGIKSENLVKIEFYKLRDAGLLEMVPGLKGPKSAWQLTNRGKKEINKQ
- a CDS encoding class I SAM-dependent methyltransferase, with amino-acid sequence MSDRCNRVCPVERAGSLDNRIRRWFQNPQKILGPYIKEGMTVLEVGCGPGFFSVAMALMAGKSGQVIACDLQEGMLQKVREKIDGTELEARIKLHKCEEGKIGVSDHVDFVLLFYVVHEIQNKEGLFDEIRSILKPNGQVLIVEPPFHVSKSAFEETIKKAREVGLIDTDGPNMLFHKTVILEKG
- a CDS encoding GTPase-associated system all-helical protein GASH; amino-acid sequence: MTESILQTYLNEQHIKTDVQENIDSLKKAVQEVKKYLTRRKVKSDTIPYCLVALDPKVKDSDPVVQQVETIIIKKWTAFKNSVTATKDKSTTYVRAVILESLSQLSKDDAATAALVWLTARDVIRHYQLDSEESVISGFLQELADRTEENGQAAWGISHKIQANTFKGAEISISGVKAAQLDEEVLKNHLLDAMVHSGWKDSAGGGANPHHQGQNNWKWPKYMAEQSAEGIAAVVNSALTQQTKSLSSISPSIQKGLDAYLAELQSFFEDMNTSIANSITANNKRSELLWWKQSLYSRMLNTSYRSLDQLSAAVGMALDLAQQVEAIYPESVDYLLRETLKDVHGDQAAEELPLTDWLKDSLSLHENIQSALKEYAEQGEQRKPLLNAWANVVQSGETTDFLTETGIDKKAKLPLSDLAVWLFHGLQAQKLVTAK
- a CDS encoding TRAFAC clade GTPase domain-containing protein, giving the protein MVKRRCSKEGCHAPDDFCLELAGPLHEQCPFFEKAGAAEALAKTAKRSAATTSIPWTGEWLRPEQLDLLTHRGTPRIIGLVGASGAGKTTYLAMLYSLLFNGKRIENWDFAGSYTLNGWELQAKTLQVQEDGTVRNPNATPSDKDFYSLYHLAMRHDGFLHDILFADSSGEVFSKWADNVNDPAAENARWIYDNAHAFLLFVDCEAIIEQRGRARRDIVQLAEQLKSGLRGRPVVIVWAKADLADQMRENIVEAIKRSLSETFPGAVSLEISNYSKSDSDQLCHINNVGVAKTVLNLLANPQPLRIAPVSIQTDDFFFLYRGSYGNK
- a CDS encoding effector-associated domain EAD1-containing protein — its product is MKKPIIILTALEVERRAIEQHLKNIEPVVHPATGTDYTKGTYLFTGETLEVIVVRTDQTNVNAAIETERAIAHFDPEYIFFAGVAGGLKDVNVGDIVIGRDVYGYERGKAEENNIKPRPQFGASTYALEQLAGQYAKSEAWKQTTEKLLNPEFVSVISTYTGTIASGEKVDTSIDSDLHQFLKQNASHALAIEMEGLGFLEVCRMRPLIKTLLLRGISDLVDDKGQMDGKGSQLYASANVAAFLFGLLEQLDFSDATIERTREQKLVEIMCKLYPGGLRDNQIWVAAGGDLSLINIGQSGKGQWVEAIRTLKLGGGGNINIDSLIETVAEEYGDNKDVKEIL